GATTTTTCACTAGCATACTGCTCATATGGGTGTTACTTTATGTGATACTTTGTTTTAGAGGGGGTTTGTATTTTGGTATTTTATGTAATAATCATTGAGTTGTTTATGTTGTGCAGAATATATATGATGAAATATTATTTTACGTCAATCTACTTTTATTCAACTTAATTTTCTTATTATTGTTTAACATTGAGTTGAGAAAATTGGAATTAATCTCATTAGAGATTGAATCAGGACAACTCAGAAATAGATATTATATAGATCACATTTTACGTAATTTTCATGTCAATTATCCATACATTGATTCATGTTGTTGAATATATTTGTGTGGTGACCACGAAAGTTTTATTCACGTAAAGTTTATGACGAATGCGGTTAGAATctcatgcatatatatatatatatagtagaCATACCCAATTATTATTTTTGGTAAAATTTTAAGGACGATAAATATCATAAAGTTGCTCACTAAAAATTTGTATAATTGATTCCGGATTCATATGAAGCCCAAGTGAGagatttttattaatattttaataattattattattttataggctacatataaatatatcaattatattAACTATTTATTTTATCGGGTTAAATTATGTGATAAACTAAATACCCCAATTAGATTTTAATTTGTTATATGGAACTAATAAATGGATACCACATATCAGGCCCAATTAAATTAAAATGAGAGATTTAATTGGCGgtatataaaaaaatttatagTCCTCAATATATCAAGTACGTTACACAATTCATCTTCTCCCCCAACAGAAAGAGCTATGCAGAAATTTTAAAGAGTACTTTGTTGAGAAAGACAATAATCAAGAATATATTCGTGATTCACAAATGGGGGGGGCCGGTCTACAACAAACATTTGTTGTAGACCGCTAACGGTTGGTAATTAAAACAGCAGCAAAGGGACCGCGAAAATTTTCAACGATCCGTGGTAATTACCAAAATACCCTCCGCACGGACCGCGGAAATTTTCAGCGGTTGGTAGCGTTTTTTGTTTAACTAATTCTTGACAAACACAGTCTCTCTCAAACCTATATACATAAACACACAGCCGCAGCCtgcaaacacaaacacaaacacacagCCAGCAGACCCACCACAAGCAACAATCACAGCAACCCAACCTTAAATCATTCTCATTTTCCGTTATTAAGGTATATAATCGATTCTTTTATGTTCTTTACAGTTTTATTGATATAAACTTATGTTTTTCTTTTGTTGTAGATCTTATTTTGTGTATATAAAAATAATGTATGAATTAACATATGAATCGTACGATgattaaattcaaatttttagAATTTCTAGGGTTCATAATTTGGACATGATTTAATTCGATTTTTAGGATAAATTAGtgttaatttagaattaatttagtgtattaaattcgaatttttaATGTTAATTCGAATTTACAATTTCCATTCAAAATTTTAATAATcgaatttattattttaattcgaatttacaattttaattcgaatttttaaTATCCTTGTGGAATTAAAATTAGtgttaatttagaattaatttagtgtattaaattcgaatttttaattttaattcgaatatTAGTGTTAATTCAAATATTTTGGAATAAATTTAGGATATTTTGGAATAAATTTAGGATAAATTCGTGATAATTTATGAATAAATTTAGAATTATTCGTGATATTTTTAGTGCTAAATAGTAAAATCCATTTTTTAGGATAATATTTAGGATAATGCAAATTATTAAcccttattttatttataaatcgAATTTTAGTGTTACAATACAATTTTAGTGATAATTCGAATATGTAGGATTAATTTTAGGATTATTCGTGATAATTTTAGTGCTAAATAGTAAATTCGAAATTTTAGGATAATTTGTAGGATGAATCGAATTATTAACCCACCCTTAATTTATTTATACtttgaattttaatttaatttatatataattcGAATTTGTAATGATAAATTTAGTGTTAAATTCGAGTTATGTTAGTGTAAAAGTATGGATGCAATTAACATATAATTTTGTTGTAAATAATGGGTAGTTATTTCGAATGTATTGTGAACTTGGTGTTTATATATGTGGTGATTGTTTTTATTTTGTACGTTGTGGTGTTTTTATTGTGGTGATTGATGAATTTTGTTGGCAATATTTTCAGGTATGGATAATTTTGATGATTTCGGGAATATGTTGCTGAGTCCTAACGCGCATAATATTATTTGGGATAATCGGTATCACGTCAGTGAGGATGTTTGGGATGGTGCAGGGAGAGATGAGTTGCAGAGCTATTCGGGGAACAAGTCATTGCACTTGTGGAAGTTAAGGAGACCACAGCGGGAATTGCTACACATGCTTGGGTTTGGGATTTTTGCAGACCCTGCTGTTGTCTTGGCTACTGACACTCGGTTGATATCTGCTTTGGTGGAGCGTTGGAGACCTGAGACCAACACTTTCTTCACGAGGCAGGGGGAGATGACTGTTACATTGGAGGATGTATGGTTTATTTTAGGGGTGCCAGTTCAGGGGGATGCGCTGACTTGTGGGGTGATAGAGAACAAGGCGGCGTATTTTGCTAATAATTGGTTTGAGCCTTTGACCGAGGAGGAGGTGAAGGAGGCTTTGTATCGGAATAACATCAATCTGGGGTGGTTGTTTGAGAGATATGGTGCACAGAAGCCTGAGAAGCACAATATGAGGGCCACGGTTGTACATACCAAGGCGTATCTGCTATTCATTATGGGTTGTATCCTCTTCCCCAGCATCAACCGCTCTTTTGTTCATGTTCGGTATATGCACCCATTGATTAATATGCGGGAGATTCCTTATTATGCTTGGGGTGCAGCTGTGTTAGCTCATATATACCGGGGTTTGGAGATTGCTGCAAGGAAGGGCAGCAAGAGCATTGCTTGTTGTGTCTGAGTGTTACAGGTTTGGTCTTACGAGATATTTCCTCGTATTGGCGTGCCTTTACGATCTCCCGGTCAGGAGGATTATCCGGTTGCTGAGGGATGGGCCTATGTTAGTGATACTCATGTCGGGGTTTTGAAGAAGCGCAGGATGTCAGGCCCTCACCACAGCTTACCGTTCTATAGGGGTGAGTTTGATGGTGTTGCTGGTGATGAGGTGGTCTGGAGGCCGTATGCTAGGTTCGAGGATGTTATGGACAGCGAGATGATACAGGCACAGTTAGCTGGGTGCGGTCGAGTTCCCCTTGTATGTTACGACGTGGTCGAGTGGCAGCATCCGGACAGCGTGTCGAGACAGTTTGGTTCTAGTCCCCAGATTCCACGGGCACCGGTGAACATGGTTGGTTACAGGGGGGCTAAGGATGCCACGTTTGCAGGGGAGGATTGGCTGGTGCGGTGGTTTATTGATATTGGCAAATGGGTCAGGTTCTGTTCAGATTTGGATGGCCTTGTTGATGACTCGGTAGACATAGCTTTGGAGGCTGATTACATGGCGTGGTATGCTGATATATCTCGTATGCGCATAGGGAAGCCCGATCCACAGCCTCAGCAGCAGTACAAGACGAGGGAGTTGTATGATAGCCTCGAGGGCTATGAAGTTGTAAGTGTTTTACAAATATGCATATTTCACATTACACCCCCACACACTAAAAAATTTGCATTCACACGTATTTCATCTTGATGATATGATATCCTTGTGGAATTAATGAAAAAATGTTTGCTTGTTTTTGTTTGTAGATGGTTGTCGGGCTTAATTTGTTGAAGCAGCTGGATGCTAGGGTTCCTCCTGAGTTTGTGGAGGAGTTTGGGAGGATTTCTGCTACCTTCCTCACACCATTCTCTCGGTTGATGAAGAAGATCAAAGGACCCGCCTACAGACCTCTCACATTTCAGAACATAAAATCAGATTTCATTGCACCTTTGGCTGACGACTTTGACATTCCAGCCATTCCTGCCCAGGATGTCGTTGACATGACACAGCCATCCCAGCATGTGTCTCAGCCACCCCAGGCTATTGCCTCATCTAGTAGGCCCGCGAAGCTTGCATCCCGCAGGATGAAAGAGGAGAAGTGGAGTATCACTAAGAGTCTCAGCATGACAAAGAAGAATGCTATATATTCAGATTGGGGATGGGGCTTTGGGATGGCGCCAAGGAATCCCGGTGGTCTTAGTGTTCAGGACTATCACGTCCATGCATCAGCTATGCAGAGTCTGGCTCCAGGAACATGGGTTGATGACAGGATCATATACACTTATATGGTATTGTTCGTTGTCTAATATATTTTAGTTTTTGCATTTATTTTACTTGTTGCATTAATTTTACTTGTTGCATTTATTTTACTTGTTGCATTCATATATACTTGCAAGGATTGCTAAGGACTCGGGAGGAGGAGATTCACACTGGAGGTATATGGGAGAGGAAACCCGTCTATTATTTCATGGATCCCTACTTCATGGTTCTTGGGAAAGGACATGTGAAGAAAATCAGAAAAGCATCGAGGGTCGGTGGAGATACATTGCAGAGGGCATGGAATAAAGCATTACGTAGCTTTACCGGGTTTTCCAGTGCTACTGTTGGTCCTTCCGTTCTCGAGGCGGACTACATATTCATCCCATGTTGTGTCGGAGATGTGCATTGGGTTTTGTTCATGTTCGGTACTAGACGATTTGAAGGTCTTATCATAGATTCAATGAATGACGAGCCGGATTATCGTGAGGATATACGAGTAGTGGTATGTTCCTCTACTATTACTGTCTTCTATATAGTCCTTACCAATTGTATATTATATTCATTCTCGGATCATAATTTCATTGCAGTCATGGTTATTGCCGAGGCTATTGCATATGGTACACCCAGTCGAGGGGCTTGACCCTACTTCAGCCGAGGTCCTAGCTCTACCGTCCAGGCCAAAGCAACGAAACTCTAATGATTGTGGTGTTTATGTGATGAAGTACATGGACTACTTCACACAAGGATATGACTTAGCCGAGGTACCGAATTGGTCGCAGGAGGAGGTGGATACCTTTAGGTATAGGATAGCTAGGGAGCTTCAGCTATGGAAGGCAAGGGGGATTCCCGGGATTCGTATGCGTAGGCGTCACGAAGCTTCGTAGTTGAATTTCATTTGATTTTAGGTTGTCGGATTATGTAGTTGGATTTCGTTTCATTTTAGGTTGTCGGATTATGTAGTTGCATTTCTTTTGATTTTATATTATCGGTTTACGTACTTGGATATCATTTGATTTTATATTGTcggttttatttgattttattttggtGGATTTTGGATTGTTTTGGATTTTGGAGGATTATTTTGGTGAATTATGCTTGATTTCGGAGGATTATAGGTGTGTGGGATTTTTGTTGCCAATTTTGGTGAATTTGGTGGATTATAGGTGGTAAATTATGCTGGATTTTGTTGGCAATTTTTGTGGATTATAGGTGGTGAATTTCTGTATACAGTCTGCATTACAAAAAAATTCCTGCCCAGCCGCGGAAATTTTCCGCGGTCCCTCTTTAGCCCAACTGCGGAAAATTTCCGCGGTCCGTCCCTTTGGTTTTGTTCCAGCAAACAGAGCAGAAAAACAGAGCAGAAACAGAGGCATGCATGCAAACCTTCTGTTGAAATTGCTTATTTTTTGGAAGTTAGTCCTAAACTAACTTCCACTAATCCAAACCACTCTCAAAAGTCTTAAAATATGGTAATGagtgattttcaaaaaaaaaattcattttttacaTTAAATTGAAAATTCCTTAAAAAGTCAACAAAAGTCAACGCTTgtccaaatattgaaaaaaaccTTTCAATACATTTCATAACAATTTGTAATGTATAGTTCGACTTGTAAATTTTACTTTTCAATCTCAAATTTTTAGGTACACTTTCAATCTCAAATTTCATACTTtaattcatagaaaattcatataaattcatataaaattCAATGAAAATACATAGATTCGAATGAAAATTACACGATGAATACAGTCCActaaattttatgaaatatattGGTCCTAACCAAAAATACCTAGTATATTAGAAAGACCACCGGATAACCGGTGTTGAGCAACTCCTTGCGTAGTATCCACGAAGCATGCAATATTGTAGAGAACAAGTACACAACCATCACGGATATGGCCTTCCGTAAGTTTCCAAGGGTAAGGGTTGGAGTCGTTCCAAATGGTAACGGGAATCGTATTCGAGCCATCGTAGAGATGAAATCTTGCAAAACATGTCCCGCGTTCCCTCTCCGTCCCTCCCGTTAGGTGTGAAACCCAACCCTTCACATATTCGATGCGTATTTGGTCCATATTACAACCCTCATGAGGCCTCAAGTTTACAATATCGGCAATCCGATCACATTTAACAAGCTTACCGCCATTCCATCCGGATTTTTTCCATTTTCCATCGGGCGTGTTGTTGCCCAAATTCAAGATCGGAAGGAAGTACGGATCCGGATGAGAGTTCACCAATCTCCACGGTTCAGTACCCTACATCCAATTGCATGCCTCGGTCCAATTTTTGGCCCTATAAGCCTCCTCATCGGGTGGGTACAAGTCCGTTTCCTCTTCCTCCACGTGGGGCGGCTCGTCATTGTCCACAAGGGGCATCAACTCGGCACATGCATCTTCCATCTCACTAAAGGTTGGTGAGACCACATCTTCCTCGTCATTGTCCTCATACCACGAGTCGCTTGGTAGGGAGTCCGAGAATGTGTTGCTAACGTGGGAAACCGAATCACAACTATGATCGGAGTTGTTCTCACCACTATACTCGCTAGTCATGCTACCTATCACAATAAAAcacaattatatgacaataattggcaattatatgacaataaaaCATAACAAAAAAGAAAGCAATGTTAAACACTTAAAATTCAAATCAATTTAAAGATTACAACATTCGGTTACAAAATGGTACACCACTAATTATATTGCGATTCTTGAACATTTTTAAGATCTTCTAGTCTACTAGCACACTTCCTTTTATCATGGCCTTCCATTTGACAATAAGTGCACCTTCTTGGCGGCTTCTCCTTTTTACCAATCGATTGTAGTGGAC
This genomic interval from Apium graveolens cultivar Ventura chromosome 8, ASM990537v1, whole genome shotgun sequence contains the following:
- the LOC141679388 gene encoding ubiquitin-like-specific protease ESD4, translated to MDPYFMVLGKGHVKKIRKASRVGGDTLQRAWNKALRSFTGFSSATVGPSVLEADYIFIPCCVGDVHWVLFMFGTRRFEGLIIDSMNDEPDYREDIRVVSWLLPRLLHMVHPVEGLDPTSAEVLALPSRPKQRNSNDCGVYVMKYMDYFTQGYDLAEVPNWSQEEVDTFRYRIARELQLWKARGIPGIRMRRRHEAS